In Eulemur rufifrons isolate Redbay unplaced genomic scaffold, OSU_ERuf_1 scaffold_84, whole genome shotgun sequence, a single genomic region encodes these proteins:
- the CCNL2 gene encoding cyclin-L2 isoform X1, with the protein MAAAAAAAGASGPAAPAAAASAPGLGSAAPGSQGVLIGDRLYSGVLITLENCLLPDDKLRFTPSMSSGLDTDTETDLRVVGCELIQAAGILLRLPQVAMATGQVLFQRFFYTKSFVKHSMEHVSMACVHLASKIEEAPRRIRDVINVFHRLRQLREKKKPVPLLLDQDYVNLKNQIIKAERRVLKELGFCVHVKHPHKIIVMYLQVLECERNQHLVQTSWNYMNDSLRTDVFVRFQPESIACACIYLAARTLEIPLPSRPHWFLLFGATEEEIQEICLKILQLYTRKKVDLTHLEGEVEKRKHAMEEAKAQARGLPPGGTPALDSTAGFSPAPKLVESPKDGKGNKASPLSVKSTKRRAEGVKKAKADSPVNGLPKGRESRSRSRSCEQSYSRSPSRSASPKRRKSDSGSMSGGSKSQSRSRSRSDSPPRQAHRSAPYKGSEGRGSRKAKDYKYPTQKPHKSRSRSSSRSRSRSRERAENSGKYKKKSHYSRDQPRERSRSYERTGHRYERDHPGHSRHRR; encoded by the exons atggcggcggcggcggcggcggccggggctTCGGGGCCAGCGGCCCCCGCGGCGGCGGCCAGCGCCCCAGGCTTGGGGAGCGCAGCCCCCGGGTCGCAGGGGGTGCTGATCGGAGACAGGCTGTACTCCGGGGTGCTCATCACCTTGGAGAACTGCCTTCTGCCTGACGACAAGCTCCGCTTCACGCCGTCCATGTCGAGCGGCCTCGACACTGACACGGAGACCGACCTCCGCGTGGTGGGCTGCGAGCTCATCCAGGCGGCCGGCATCCTGCTCCGCCTGCCGCAG gTGGCCATGGCTACCGGGCAGGTGCTGTTCCAGCGGTTCTTTTACACCAAGTCCTTTGTGAAGCATTCCATGGAG CATGTCTCAATGGCCTGTGTTCACCTGGCCTCCAAAATAGAAGAAGCTCCAAGACGTATACGCGATGTCATCAATGTGTTTCATCGACTTCGACAGCTGAGAGAGAAAAA GAAACCTGTCCCTTTACTGCTGGATCAAGATTATGTTAACTTAAAGAACCAAATTATAAAGGCGGAAAGACGAGTTCTCAAAGAGCTGGGTTTCTGCGTCCACGTGAAACATCCTCACAAG ATAATCGTTATGTACCTTCAGGTGTTAGAGTGTGAGCGTAACCAACACCTGGTCCAGACCTCATG GAACTACATGAACGACAGCCTTCGCACCGACGTGTTTGTGCGGTTCCAGCCCGAGAGCATCGCCTGTGCCTGCATCTATCTGGCCGCGCGGACGCTGGAG ATCCCTCTGCCCAGTCGTCCCCAttggtttcttttgtttggaGCAACTGAAGAAGAAATTCAAGAAATCTGCTTAAAAATTCTGCAGCTTTATACACGGAAAAAG GTTGATCTGACACACCTGGAAGGTGAAGTGGAGAAGAGGAAACACGCCATGGAGGAGGCAAAGGCACAAGCCAGGGGCCTGCCGCCCGGGGGCACCCCGGCTCTGGACAGCACGGCAGGCTTCTCGCCCGCCCCCAAGCTGG TAGAATCCCCCAAAGACGGCAAAGGGAACAAGGCTTCCCCGCTCTCCGTGAAGAGTACCAAGCGGAGAGCGGAGGGCGTGAAGAAAGCCAAGGCCGACAGCCCCGTGAACGG CTTGCCAAAGGGGCGCGAGAGTCGGAGTCGGAGCAGGAGCTGTGAGCAGAGCTACTCGAGGTCCCCGTCGCGGTCTGCTTCTCCTAAGAGGAG GAAAAGCGACAGTGGCTCAATGTCTGGCGGGTCCAAGTCACAGAGCCGCTCTCGGAGCCGGAGTGACTCGCCACCGAGACAGGCGCACCGCAGCGCCCCCTACAAAGGCTCTGAAGGGAGGGGCTCCAGGAAGGCCAAGGACTACAAGTATCCCACTCAGAAGCCACACAAGTCTCGGAGCCGGAGCTCATCCCGCTCTCGGAGCCGGTCACGGGAGCGGGCAGAGAATTCTGggaaatacaagaagaaaagtCATTACTCCAGAGACCAGCCACGGGAACGCTCGAGGTCGTACGAGCGCACGGGCCATCGCTATGAGCGGGACCACCCTGGGCACAGCAGGCATCGGAGGTGA
- the CCNL2 gene encoding cyclin-L2 isoform X2, whose translation MAAAAAAAGASGPAAPAAAASAPGLGSAAPGSQGVLIGDRLYSGVLITLENCLLPDDKLRFTPSMSSGLDTDTETDLRVVGCELIQAAGILLRLPQVAMATGQVLFQRFFYTKSFVKHSMEHVSMACVHLASKIEEAPRRIRDVINVFHRLRQLREKKKPVPLLLDQDYVNLKNQIIKAERRVLKELGFCVHVKHPHKIIVMYLQVLECERNQHLVQTSWNYMNDSLRTDVFVRFQPESIACACIYLAARTLEIPLPSRPHWFLLFGATEEEIQEICLKILQLYTRKKVDLTHLEGEVEKRKHAMEEAKAQARGLPPGGTPALDSTAGFSPAPKLESPKDGKGNKASPLSVKSTKRRAEGVKKAKADSPVNGLPKGRESRSRSRSCEQSYSRSPSRSASPKRRKSDSGSMSGGSKSQSRSRSRSDSPPRQAHRSAPYKGSEGRGSRKAKDYKYPTQKPHKSRSRSSSRSRSRSRERAENSGKYKKKSHYSRDQPRERSRSYERTGHRYERDHPGHSRHRR comes from the exons atggcggcggcggcggcggcggccggggctTCGGGGCCAGCGGCCCCCGCGGCGGCGGCCAGCGCCCCAGGCTTGGGGAGCGCAGCCCCCGGGTCGCAGGGGGTGCTGATCGGAGACAGGCTGTACTCCGGGGTGCTCATCACCTTGGAGAACTGCCTTCTGCCTGACGACAAGCTCCGCTTCACGCCGTCCATGTCGAGCGGCCTCGACACTGACACGGAGACCGACCTCCGCGTGGTGGGCTGCGAGCTCATCCAGGCGGCCGGCATCCTGCTCCGCCTGCCGCAG gTGGCCATGGCTACCGGGCAGGTGCTGTTCCAGCGGTTCTTTTACACCAAGTCCTTTGTGAAGCATTCCATGGAG CATGTCTCAATGGCCTGTGTTCACCTGGCCTCCAAAATAGAAGAAGCTCCAAGACGTATACGCGATGTCATCAATGTGTTTCATCGACTTCGACAGCTGAGAGAGAAAAA GAAACCTGTCCCTTTACTGCTGGATCAAGATTATGTTAACTTAAAGAACCAAATTATAAAGGCGGAAAGACGAGTTCTCAAAGAGCTGGGTTTCTGCGTCCACGTGAAACATCCTCACAAG ATAATCGTTATGTACCTTCAGGTGTTAGAGTGTGAGCGTAACCAACACCTGGTCCAGACCTCATG GAACTACATGAACGACAGCCTTCGCACCGACGTGTTTGTGCGGTTCCAGCCCGAGAGCATCGCCTGTGCCTGCATCTATCTGGCCGCGCGGACGCTGGAG ATCCCTCTGCCCAGTCGTCCCCAttggtttcttttgtttggaGCAACTGAAGAAGAAATTCAAGAAATCTGCTTAAAAATTCTGCAGCTTTATACACGGAAAAAG GTTGATCTGACACACCTGGAAGGTGAAGTGGAGAAGAGGAAACACGCCATGGAGGAGGCAAAGGCACAAGCCAGGGGCCTGCCGCCCGGGGGCACCCCGGCTCTGGACAGCACGGCAGGCTTCTCGCCCGCCCCCAAGCTGG AATCCCCCAAAGACGGCAAAGGGAACAAGGCTTCCCCGCTCTCCGTGAAGAGTACCAAGCGGAGAGCGGAGGGCGTGAAGAAAGCCAAGGCCGACAGCCCCGTGAACGG CTTGCCAAAGGGGCGCGAGAGTCGGAGTCGGAGCAGGAGCTGTGAGCAGAGCTACTCGAGGTCCCCGTCGCGGTCTGCTTCTCCTAAGAGGAG GAAAAGCGACAGTGGCTCAATGTCTGGCGGGTCCAAGTCACAGAGCCGCTCTCGGAGCCGGAGTGACTCGCCACCGAGACAGGCGCACCGCAGCGCCCCCTACAAAGGCTCTGAAGGGAGGGGCTCCAGGAAGGCCAAGGACTACAAGTATCCCACTCAGAAGCCACACAAGTCTCGGAGCCGGAGCTCATCCCGCTCTCGGAGCCGGTCACGGGAGCGGGCAGAGAATTCTGggaaatacaagaagaaaagtCATTACTCCAGAGACCAGCCACGGGAACGCTCGAGGTCGTACGAGCGCACGGGCCATCGCTATGAGCGGGACCACCCTGGGCACAGCAGGCATCGGAGGTGA
- the CCNL2 gene encoding cyclin-L2 isoform X3 has protein sequence MAAAAAAAGASGPAAPAAAASAPGLGSAAPGSQGVLIGDRLYSGVLITLENCLLPDDKLRFTPSMSSGLDTDTETDLRVVGCELIQAAGILLRLPQVAMATGQVLFQRFFYTKSFVKHSMEHVSMACVHLASKIEEAPRRIRDVINVFHRLRQLREKKKPVPLLLDQDYVNLKNQIIKAERRVLKELGFCVHVKHPHKIIVMYLQVLECERNQHLVQTSWVASEGK, from the exons atggcggcggcggcggcggcggccggggctTCGGGGCCAGCGGCCCCCGCGGCGGCGGCCAGCGCCCCAGGCTTGGGGAGCGCAGCCCCCGGGTCGCAGGGGGTGCTGATCGGAGACAGGCTGTACTCCGGGGTGCTCATCACCTTGGAGAACTGCCTTCTGCCTGACGACAAGCTCCGCTTCACGCCGTCCATGTCGAGCGGCCTCGACACTGACACGGAGACCGACCTCCGCGTGGTGGGCTGCGAGCTCATCCAGGCGGCCGGCATCCTGCTCCGCCTGCCGCAG gTGGCCATGGCTACCGGGCAGGTGCTGTTCCAGCGGTTCTTTTACACCAAGTCCTTTGTGAAGCATTCCATGGAG CATGTCTCAATGGCCTGTGTTCACCTGGCCTCCAAAATAGAAGAAGCTCCAAGACGTATACGCGATGTCATCAATGTGTTTCATCGACTTCGACAGCTGAGAGAGAAAAA GAAACCTGTCCCTTTACTGCTGGATCAAGATTATGTTAACTTAAAGAACCAAATTATAAAGGCGGAAAGACGAGTTCTCAAAGAGCTGGGTTTCTGCGTCCACGTGAAACATCCTCACAAG ATAATCGTTATGTACCTTCAGGTGTTAGAGTGTGAGCGTAACCAACACCTGGTCCAGACCTCATG GGTAGCCTCTGAGGGTAAGTGA
- the MRPL20 gene encoding large ribosomal subunit protein bL20m, with protein MVFLSAQLWLRNRVTDRYWRIQEVLKHARHFRGRKNRCYRLAVRAVIRAFVKCTKARKLKKRNMRTLWINRITAASQEHGLKYPAFMANLIKCQVELNRRVLADLAIYEPKTFKSLAVLANRRRQEGFAAALGDGKEPEGVFSRVVQYH; from the exons ATGGTCTTCCTCAGCGCGCAGCTTTGGCTGCGGAACCGCGTCACCGACCGCTACTGGCGGATCCAGGAGGTGCTGAAGCACGCCCGG CATTTCCGGGGGAGGAAGAACCGCTGCTACAGGTTGGCGGTCAGAGCTGTGATTAGAGCGTTTGTGAAATGCACCAAAGCGCGGAAACTGAAGAAGAGGAACATGAGAACG ctctGGATTAATCGAATTACAGCGGCTTCCCAGGAACACGGCCTGAAGTACCCAGCGTTCATGGCCAATCTGATTAAG TGCCAGGTGGAGCTCAACAGGAGGGTGCTTGCGGATCTGGCCATCTACGAACCAAAGACTTTCAAATCTTTGGCTGTTCTGGCCAACAGGAGGCGACAGGAAGGATTTGCTGCGGCCTTGGGGGACGGGAAGGAGCCTGAAGGCGTCTTTTCCAGAGTTGTGCAGTACCACTGA
- the TMEM88B gene encoding transmembrane protein 88B has product MSEQETETEDDDGGGTSDTAPMLPRRPRDHQATALTCPGWPGLAAQGLGPLLLPGRALAGLLLHLVLPAAVFLLLLLPAAAIVYLGFLCHSKVHPAPGPRCRALLSDRGSAALIVFGFLSLPPLLALASAARARLARHLRPPLQPPTRTPGLRCHPGSSDRGLASRRPGGEEQLCAWV; this is encoded by the exons ATGAGTGAGCAGGAGACGGAGACAGAGGACGATGACGGAGGGGGCACTTCAGACACAGCACCCATGCTGCCCCGAAGGCCTCGCGACCACCAGGCCACGGCCCTGACGTGCCCAGGGTGGCCGGGCCTGGCTGCCCAAGGCCTCGggcccctgctgctgcctggcCGGGCCCTGGCTGGGCTCCTGCTGCACCTGGTGCTGCCGGCTGCagtcttcctgctgctgctgctcccagcAGCGGCCATCGTCTACCTGGGATTCCTGTGCCACTCGAAG GTGCacccggcccccggccccaggTGCCGCGCGCTGCTCTCGGACCGCGGCTCCGCGGCGCTCATCGTGTTCGGCTTCCTCTCGCTGCCGCCGCTGCTCGCGCTCGCCTCGGCCGCCCGCGCCCGCCTGGCCCGGCACCTCCGCCCGCCGCTGCAGCCCCCCACCCGGACCCCCGGACTCCGCTGCCACCCGGGCTCCAGCGACCGGGGGCTGGCGAGCCGCCGCCCCGGCGGGGAAGAGCAGCTCTGCGCCTGGGTGTGA
- the VWA1 gene encoding von Willebrand factor A domain-containing protein 1: protein MLPWTALGLALSLRLALARSGAERGPPASAPQGDLLFLLDSSASVSHYEFSRVREFVGQLVAPMPLGPGALRASLVHVSSQPYTEFPFGQHSSGEAVQDAIRTAAQRMGDTNTGLALAYAKEQLFAEAAGARPGVPKVLVWVTDGGSSDPMGPPMQELKDMGVTVFIVSTGRGNLLELSAAASAPAEKHLHFVDVDDLHIIVQELRGSILDEMQKQQLRASEVTSSSFRLAWPPLLTTDSGYYVLELVPRAGLGPPRRQQLPGNATDWTWAGLDPDTDYDVALVPESNVHLVSPQHLRVRTRPAEPPPSALPAPPAPEEAGPARIVISHARPRSLRVSWAPALGAPAALGYHVQFGPLRGGAAQRVDVPAGRNSTTLQGLAPGTAYLVTVTAAFRSGRESALSAKACTPDGPRPRAPRPPPPAAPARGP, encoded by the exons ATGCTCCCCTGGACGGCGCTCGGCCTGGCCCTGAGCCTGCGGCTGGCGCTGGCGCGGAGCGGCGCGGAGCGCG GTCCCCCAGCATCAGCCCCCCAGGGGGACCTGCTGTTCCTGCTGGACAGCTCAGCCAGTGTGTCTCACTACGAGTTCTCCCGGGTTCGGGAGTTTGTGGGGCAGCTGGTGGCTCCAAtgcccctgggccctggggccctTCGTGCCAGCTTGGTGCACGTGAGCAGCCAGCCATACACCGAGTTCCCCTTCGGCCAGCACAGCTCAGGAGAGGCTGTCCAGGATGCCATACGCACTGCGGCCCAGCGCATGGGTGACACCAACACTGGCCTGGCACTGGCGTATGCCAAGGAGCAGCTGTTTGCTGAAGCAGCAGGTGCCCGGCCAGGGGTGCCCAAGGTGCTAGTGTGGGTGACAGATGGTGGCTCCAGCGACCCCATGGGGCCTCCCATGCAGGAGCTCAAGGACATGGGCGTCACTGTCTTCATCGTCAGCACTGGCCGCGGCAACCTCCTGGAGCTGTCGGCCGCCGCCTCCGCCCCTGCCGAGAAGCACCTGCACTTTGTGGATGTGGACGACCTGCACATCATCGTCCAGGAGCTGAGGGGCTCGATTCTCG ACGAGATGCAGAAGCAGCAGCTCCGGGCCTCCGAGGTCACCTCCAGCAGCTTCCGCCTGGCCTGGCCACCCCTGCTGACCACCGACTCCGGCTACTATGTGCTGGAGCTGGTGCCCAGGGCCGGGCTCGGGCCTCCGAGACGCCAGCAGCTGCCGGGCAACGCCACGGACTGGACCTGGGCGGGCCTGGACCCCGACACTGACTACGACGTGGCGCTGGTGCCGGAGTCCAACGTGCACCTCGTGAGCCCCCAGCACCTGCGAGTGCGCACGCGGCCGGCCGAGCCGCCCCCCTCTGCCCTCCCGGCGCCCCCTGCCCCCGAGGAGGCCGGGCCGGCGCGCATCGTCATCTCGCACGCCCGGCCGCGCAGCCTGCGCGTGAGCTGGGCCCCGGCGCTGGGCGCGCCCGCCGCGCTCGGCTACCACGTGCAGTTCGGGCCGCTGCGGGGCGGCGCGGCGCAGCGCGTGGATGTGCCCGCGGGCCGCAACAGCACCACGCTGCAGGGCCTGGCGCCGGGCACCGCCTACCTGGTGACGGTGACGGCCGCCTTCCGCTCCGGCCGCGAGAGCGCGCTGTCGGCCAAGGCCTGCACGCCGGACGGCCCGCGCCCCCGCGCGCCGCGacccccgccgcccgccgccccggCCCGGGGGCCGTGA